One part of the Mariniblastus fucicola genome encodes these proteins:
- a CDS encoding PEP-CTERM sorting domain-containing protein (PEP-CTERM proteins occur, often in large numbers, in the proteomes of bacteria that also encode an exosortase, a predicted intramembrane cysteine proteinase. The presence of a PEP-CTERM domain at a protein's C-terminus predicts cleavage within the sorting domain, followed by covalent anchoring to some some component of the (usually Gram-negative) cell surface. Many PEP-CTERM proteins exhibit an unusual sequence composition that includes large numbers of potential glycosylation sites. Expression of one such protein has been shown restore the ability of a bacterium to form floc, a type of biofilm.), protein MNAATYFRTLSLSPFTLILVTVFASPTRADNLLGGLETYSTDFVDVTNQPLVGNWTKIDSPNPVVTQGELVTAGAFGSAAPKEGNVLLDLRTESQYASGGDGADYRYELSAADTSGIDPKSNADGTLNLSYWICPDTWSNDFSFFYPEGIYQRTNLLNGTGEILASIGMYSLGNQNAPRVDYSVDGVNWQSTNLQASNSTWTRVTLTLDMQNKTSAIGFTDANENTFSSTEMAWNAEISDTTVQYLHLQMDDGAGKSFFDDFQFTATSIASVPEPSTGAALLLLLVAGACRRRPEK, encoded by the coding sequence ATGAACGCAGCAACCTACTTCCGTACTCTCAGCCTCTCACCTTTCACGCTGATTCTCGTCACTGTTTTCGCCTCGCCAACGCGCGCCGACAACCTGCTTGGCGGACTTGAAACCTATTCGACTGATTTTGTCGACGTGACCAATCAGCCTCTGGTCGGCAATTGGACAAAAATCGACAGCCCCAACCCCGTTGTGACCCAAGGCGAACTGGTTACCGCTGGTGCGTTCGGTAGTGCTGCTCCCAAAGAAGGTAATGTGCTGCTGGACTTGCGAACTGAAAGCCAATACGCATCCGGTGGAGACGGAGCCGACTACCGATACGAACTGAGCGCTGCGGACACCAGCGGTATCGATCCAAAATCGAATGCCGACGGAACATTGAACCTGAGTTACTGGATCTGTCCGGACACTTGGAGCAATGACTTTTCGTTTTTCTATCCAGAGGGGATCTACCAACGCACCAACCTACTCAATGGAACCGGAGAAATTCTGGCCAGTATTGGCATGTATTCGCTTGGCAACCAAAATGCTCCGCGTGTCGACTACAGTGTGGACGGGGTGAATTGGCAAAGCACGAACTTGCAAGCCAGCAATAGCACCTGGACCCGAGTCACCTTGACACTGGACATGCAAAACAAAACATCAGCGATTGGATTCACCGACGCAAACGAAAACACATTTTCATCGACCGAGATGGCATGGAACGCGGAAATCAGTGACACGACAGTCCAATACTTGCACCTTCAGATGGATGACGGCGCTGGTAAAAGCTTCTTCGATGACTTTCAGTTTACCGCCACAAGCATCGCTTCGGTTCCAGAACCATCTACCGGAGCAGCGCTGCTGTTGCTTCTGGTCGCCGGGGCTTGTCGCCGCAGGCCTGAAAAATAG
- a CDS encoding ankyrin repeat domain-containing protein, which yields MSGPENEKLESFWDAITNGLGETAIAMLEEDSTLAGRNYRPDSLHTDGFPLYRAANRLDTDLVKALLNAGADPDAKLGVEEPRERGMPLLNAFHESNRRGLDNYDVVHLILDYNPSLVAFPYCSTPFVDCTFNNLWDTEADYQPGETWRYKRDCDAEVAKLFRKAFETYTAVKKADGEPVSSDDFPELNLLQRVIELGGQPSLFTLVRHEQHALIAELLQHHASDAGPVSNWPRGTVLDNVKGAATWCGYPKSVRACMELCPDLYTPDFARHSIENAITSHNRDGDIDQYFALIKSQLEFLKSKDALNEKYDRGDPFIPLHLVAEDFIQKSHYGFKCERLGTEADAIRLAKLFIEYGFDPDSKSPKTNKTVSETAAEHGLEQLAAFLAQQR from the coding sequence ATGTCAGGACCTGAAAACGAGAAACTCGAATCCTTCTGGGACGCGATAACGAACGGTCTTGGCGAAACCGCCATCGCGATGCTTGAGGAAGACTCCACGCTGGCTGGCCGGAACTATCGGCCTGACAGTTTGCACACCGATGGCTTTCCTCTTTATCGCGCCGCAAACAGGCTGGATACCGATCTGGTGAAAGCTTTGCTCAACGCCGGCGCCGACCCGGACGCAAAGCTGGGCGTCGAAGAACCACGCGAGCGCGGGATGCCGCTGCTGAACGCTTTCCACGAATCCAATCGGCGCGGTTTGGACAACTACGACGTGGTGCATCTGATTCTGGATTACAACCCGTCGCTGGTTGCGTTTCCGTATTGTTCGACGCCGTTCGTCGACTGCACTTTCAACAATCTGTGGGACACGGAAGCCGACTATCAACCAGGCGAAACGTGGCGATACAAACGTGATTGCGACGCGGAAGTCGCCAAGCTTTTTCGCAAGGCCTTTGAGACCTACACGGCAGTTAAAAAAGCCGATGGCGAACCCGTTTCCAGCGATGATTTTCCCGAACTGAACTTACTGCAACGAGTCATTGAATTGGGCGGGCAGCCGTCACTGTTCACGCTTGTCCGCCACGAACAACACGCGTTGATTGCGGAACTGCTGCAGCATCATGCCAGCGATGCGGGACCGGTCAGCAACTGGCCGCGAGGAACCGTGCTTGACAACGTCAAAGGCGCTGCGACCTGGTGTGGCTATCCGAAATCGGTACGCGCCTGCATGGAGCTTTGCCCGGACCTTTACACGCCCGATTTTGCCCGGCATTCGATCGAAAACGCGATCACCAGCCACAACCGCGATGGTGACATTGATCAGTATTTTGCGCTGATCAAGTCCCAGCTGGAGTTCCTGAAATCAAAGGACGCCTTGAACGAAAAATATGACCGAGGCGATCCTTTCATTCCGCTCCACCTGGTCGCGGAGGACTTCATTCAGAAAAGCCACTACGGCTTCAAGTGCGAACGACTGGGCACCGAAGCCGACGCGATTCGGCTGGCGAAGCTGTTCATTGAGTATGGATTCGATCCGGATTCCAAAAGCCCCAAGACCAACAAGACCGTGTCCGAAACCGCAGCGGAACACGGGCTGGAACAACTCGCGGCGTTCCTTGCGCAGCAACGCTGA
- a CDS encoding helix-turn-helix domain-containing protein, with protein sequence MHYPEVMEQFDTLRPDFEPYGFTCEIWEPVQMPRPDQHDEIEVNFLDRGSLTYLIGGRRVTVEAKTLSLFWAAVPHQIVEFRDVENYYVITIPFGRFLQWGLPEHLQTQLITGNAICSDRSEAVSSRDSELFAQWHHDLTRDSADVQEIVLLELKARLLRLARSQHKQTSAPNRDDGLGRTSPNLEKAERMACFIARNFKSRLLIKDIADSVDLHPDYAATLFRKTFGTTLNSLVTRHRIAEAQRLLVTRDDQIVNVAFDSGFESLSRFNRAFKESTGMTPRGFRKHCRQ encoded by the coding sequence TTGCACTATCCTGAGGTCATGGAGCAATTTGACACCCTACGACCCGACTTTGAGCCTTACGGTTTCACCTGCGAGATCTGGGAGCCGGTGCAGATGCCACGTCCCGATCAGCACGACGAGATCGAAGTCAACTTCCTCGATCGTGGTTCGCTGACCTATTTGATCGGAGGCCGGCGGGTGACGGTCGAGGCCAAAACGCTGTCTCTGTTCTGGGCAGCGGTGCCCCATCAGATCGTGGAGTTCCGCGATGTTGAGAACTATTACGTGATCACGATTCCGTTTGGCCGATTCCTGCAATGGGGATTGCCCGAGCACCTGCAGACGCAGTTGATCACCGGCAATGCGATTTGCAGCGATCGAAGCGAAGCCGTTTCTTCCCGCGACAGCGAACTGTTCGCTCAGTGGCATCACGATTTGACTCGCGATTCGGCCGACGTTCAGGAAATCGTGTTGCTGGAACTGAAAGCCCGCCTGCTTCGTCTGGCCAGATCGCAGCATAAACAAACCAGTGCACCGAACCGGGACGATGGCTTGGGGCGCACGTCGCCCAACCTCGAAAAGGCTGAACGCATGGCGTGCTTCATTGCCCGCAACTTTAAATCACGCCTGCTGATCAAGGACATTGCCGACAGCGTTGACTTGCATCCGGACTATGCAGCAACGCTGTTTCGAAAGACGTTCGGCACAACGCTAAACTCGCTGGTCACCCGACACCGCATCGCGGAAGCCCAGCGACTGCTGGTGACTCGCGATGACCAGATCGTAAACGTGGCCTTCGATTCAGGGTTTGAATCGCTCAGCCGATTCAACCGCGCCTTCAAAGAGTCCACCGGCATGACGCCAAGAGGCTTTCGCAAACACTGCCGACAGTAG
- a CDS encoding zinc-dependent alcohol dehydrogenase — translation MSNVLDKTEKATAASSSTKPETVRAVAMTAPGQTEMRSYPYPTMDQDSAILKVDMAGICGTDRHIYKGEATELRGKSIFPYVGGHEVIGTIMEIGDNAAKVMDYDRQPLEVGDRVALAVEVNCGHCIYCRKHYNNTTCLNQIQAYGLHPNCETKPYLRGGFAEYMYIMPGTHLFKVPEEMPTDVAVFVEEMAVAYHSLGRASSMFAPVNEGFGPGQSVAVLGNGPLGILHGIMADIHGAGLKIATDLSDLRLGIAEGLYADVTLNASRMSTDERIARVKEMTDGGVGPDLVIECAGEPEAFIEALKMVRKGGTVIEVGNWVDMGKPVNLDVMRHISSKNLHIHSVFHCGTDWRPVLKILQQQSKRFDFPSLITHRLGLDELVDQFGTVTNFDECCKIEVIPHKA, via the coding sequence ATGAGCAACGTCCTCGACAAAACGGAAAAAGCGACTGCCGCCAGCAGCTCAACCAAACCAGAAACCGTGCGAGCGGTCGCCATGACGGCGCCGGGACAGACGGAAATGAGGTCCTATCCCTATCCGACGATGGATCAGGATTCGGCGATTCTCAAAGTAGACATGGCGGGTATCTGTGGCACGGATCGCCACATTTACAAAGGAGAAGCCACCGAGCTGCGCGGGAAGTCGATCTTTCCGTACGTTGGTGGCCACGAAGTCATCGGCACGATCATGGAGATCGGCGACAACGCGGCAAAAGTCATGGACTACGACCGGCAGCCACTTGAAGTCGGTGATCGTGTCGCACTTGCGGTGGAAGTCAATTGCGGCCACTGCATCTACTGCCGCAAGCATTACAACAACACGACTTGCCTGAATCAGATTCAGGCTTACGGCTTGCATCCGAACTGCGAGACCAAGCCTTATCTTCGCGGTGGCTTTGCCGAGTACATGTACATCATGCCTGGCACGCATCTGTTCAAGGTTCCCGAAGAGATGCCAACCGACGTGGCGGTCTTCGTCGAAGAGATGGCGGTTGCCTATCATTCGCTTGGTCGGGCGTCGAGCATGTTCGCGCCGGTCAACGAAGGCTTTGGCCCTGGGCAGTCAGTCGCCGTTTTGGGCAACGGCCCGTTGGGGATTCTGCACGGCATTATGGCGGACATTCACGGTGCGGGTTTGAAGATCGCAACGGATTTGTCTGATCTGCGACTTGGGATTGCCGAAGGCCTGTATGCGGATGTGACGTTGAACGCGTCCAGGATGTCAACCGACGAGCGAATTGCTCGCGTGAAGGAGATGACAGACGGCGGTGTCGGTCCGGATTTGGTGATCGAGTGTGCCGGTGAGCCCGAAGCGTTTATCGAAGCCCTGAAGATGGTTCGTAAAGGCGGCACGGTCATTGAAGTCGGTAACTGGGTGGACATGGGTAAGCCTGTGAATCTCGATGTGATGAGGCACATCAGTTCCAAGAACCTGCACATTCATTCGGTGTTCCACTGCGGCACCGATTGGCGTCCAGTGCTCAAGATTCTCCAACAGCAGTCAAAACGGTTTGACTTCCCGTCGTTGATTACGCATCGATTGGGTCTGGATGAGTTGGTTGATCAGTTCGGGACGGTCACGAACTTCGACGAGTGCTGTAAAATTGAAGTGATCCCGCACAAGGCTTAG
- the rbsD gene encoding D-ribose pyranase, whose product MKRSRLLNSELSYAISRIGHTASITLCDAGLPIPPGPQRIDLAIENGYPSFLRTLDALLSEMMVEEIVVATEIHEHNDSVFVQMMESFESHSMSPAVTKVSHEEFKQLTQSSEAIVRTGECTPYANVILKSGVVF is encoded by the coding sequence ATGAAACGATCCCGACTGCTCAACAGCGAACTCAGTTACGCCATCAGCCGCATTGGTCACACCGCGTCCATCACGTTATGCGATGCCGGGTTGCCGATTCCGCCCGGTCCGCAGCGAATCGATCTTGCCATCGAAAACGGTTATCCATCGTTCCTGCGCACGCTGGATGCGTTGCTGAGTGAAATGATGGTGGAAGAAATCGTCGTTGCGACTGAAATTCATGAGCACAACGATTCCGTTTTCGTTCAGATGATGGAATCGTTCGAATCGCATTCCATGTCACCAGCGGTTACCAAAGTTTCGCATGAGGAGTTCAAGCAGTTGACTCAATCCAGCGAAGCCATCGTTCGTACCGGCGAGTGCACACCGTATGCGAATGTGATATTGAAATCAGGAGTCGTGTTTTAG
- a CDS encoding D-ribose ABC transporter substrate-binding protein, which translates to MKQITSILSLAFAMFIAATIGCNSDTPSKTAGENDAEGGSDSKRIAVVVSTLNNPWFVVLAEAGKENAEKLGYEATIFDSQNDPAKETEHFDNIVSSGYAAVLFNPTDGDGSIANVKRAKEAGVPVFCMDREINSTDVAVTQILSDNYSGCVSLGQHFVKEVGESGKYVELLGLVGDNNTFNRSKGFHSVVDRYPDLEMVAQQSADFDRAKALEVMESILQANPDINAVFCGNDAMAMGAYQALKASGKADSVKVFGFDGADDVVNLIKEGKIAATGMQFPKLMARTAAESADKYLNGDTDFPQKVPVTVELVHQGNADSFGDYGREETE; encoded by the coding sequence ATGAAGCAAATAACCTCCATTCTGTCCCTCGCATTTGCCATGTTCATTGCTGCCACGATCGGCTGCAACAGCGACACGCCCAGCAAAACCGCTGGTGAAAATGATGCTGAAGGAGGCAGTGACAGCAAACGCATCGCCGTGGTCGTTTCCACGCTCAACAATCCCTGGTTCGTCGTGCTGGCCGAAGCCGGCAAAGAGAATGCGGAAAAACTTGGCTATGAAGCTACCATCTTCGATTCGCAAAACGATCCGGCCAAGGAAACGGAGCACTTCGACAATATCGTTTCTTCCGGCTATGCCGCAGTGCTTTTCAATCCGACGGATGGCGATGGCTCAATCGCAAACGTAAAACGCGCCAAGGAGGCTGGCGTCCCGGTGTTCTGCATGGATCGCGAAATCAACTCGACCGACGTCGCGGTCACCCAGATCCTTTCCGACAATTATTCCGGCTGTGTATCGCTTGGCCAGCACTTCGTCAAAGAGGTTGGCGAATCGGGAAAATACGTCGAGCTGCTGGGGCTGGTCGGCGACAACAATACCTTCAACCGATCCAAAGGTTTCCACAGTGTCGTCGATCGCTATCCTGATCTGGAAATGGTGGCTCAGCAAAGCGCCGATTTTGATCGCGCAAAAGCTTTGGAGGTCATGGAGTCAATCCTGCAAGCCAATCCCGACATCAACGCGGTTTTCTGTGGTAACGATGCAATGGCAATGGGTGCCTATCAGGCGCTCAAGGCATCCGGCAAAGCTGATTCGGTCAAAGTTTTCGGATTCGACGGCGCTGACGACGTGGTGAACTTGATCAAGGAAGGAAAGATCGCCGCCACCGGCATGCAGTTCCCCAAACTGATGGCTCGCACTGCTGCGGAATCCGCGGACAAATATCTCAACGGCGATACGGATTTCCCTCAAAAAGTTCCAGTCACTGTTGAACTCGTCCACCAGGGAAATGCGGACAGCTTCGGCGACTATGGCCGAGAGGAAACCGAGTGA
- a CDS encoding DUF2291 domain-containing protein: MKKSGGRWGIRIALALACVVLLYFFPLFRVVALSDVDTPSINNGAVQFDATTFVDSFWSDKLLPGENKATNIAELITAIEKDKASAKESFGRTVGLSRSYFYFVKGTGRVVKVKRNTIGIAIDESSTAPQVLLDIGPIFGNVVRDGTGLLDVNDFANSQDFNAISTELNRRIEADVQPALREKAIAGANVRFTGCVQITDESSDLSPLRIVPFFAEVP; the protein is encoded by the coding sequence GTGAAAAAGAGCGGCGGCCGATGGGGGATTCGAATCGCGCTCGCTTTGGCGTGCGTTGTGTTGCTCTATTTCTTTCCACTGTTTCGCGTGGTGGCTCTCAGCGATGTCGATACGCCATCAATTAACAATGGCGCCGTGCAGTTCGATGCCACGACGTTTGTCGACTCGTTCTGGTCGGACAAACTTCTTCCCGGAGAAAACAAGGCCACGAATATTGCCGAGCTAATCACGGCGATTGAAAAAGACAAAGCATCGGCAAAGGAATCGTTTGGTCGTACCGTTGGGCTTAGCCGAAGCTATTTCTATTTCGTCAAAGGCACAGGTCGCGTTGTTAAAGTCAAACGCAACACGATCGGAATTGCAATCGACGAAAGTTCAACCGCGCCGCAAGTTCTGCTGGACATCGGACCCATTTTCGGCAACGTTGTTCGCGACGGAACGGGCTTGTTGGACGTCAACGATTTTGCGAACTCGCAGGACTTCAACGCGATTTCAACGGAGCTCAACCGGCGCATCGAAGCCGACGTGCAACCGGCGCTGCGTGAGAAGGCTATCGCAGGAGCCAACGTTCGCTTCACTGGTTGCGTGCAAATCACCGATGAAAGCTCGGACCTTTCGCCGCTGAGGATCGTTCCCTTTTTCGCGGAGGTCCCATGA
- a CDS encoding sugar ABC transporter ATP-binding protein, whose product MNDSSDVILQANSISKSFPGVKALDGVDLTLRAGRLTALLGENGAGKSTLMKILAGVQPPDEGELILDGEAVQFSNPREALDRGIAMIYQELSLVPDLTVAENIFLGREPVQLGGAMIDYREMNRRTADWMKLLEMDVSPTTSVGRLRVGQQQLIEIARALAGDVRVLILDEPTSAISEHETEVLFRRIADLKQRGVAMVYITHRLEELERIADDVAIMRDGQLVGSGEYGVRSKSERQGASRRFVAAENRRLAPGRSPVEQRLAEAGTTNKFTHDEMVRLMAGRDVKTSQRSSSATENEVLRVKGISLPHPTRVDDFLVNDVDLHVHRGEVLGIFGLMGAGRTELLECVFGLHHGVASGDVQIEGNDVTIRRPGEAIEHGLALVPEDRKRDGLVLPMTVGENASLASLRRAEKFGLLSSKSLRDHVHPFVERFRVKTPSLRERIVNLSGGNQQKVILAKWLATQPKVLMLDEPTRGIDVQAKNEIYELINELTAEGLAVVMVSSELPEVMAVSDRILVMCEGRATQEFSRDQATDEKILHAALPGRAATI is encoded by the coding sequence ATGAACGACTCTTCCGATGTCATTCTTCAAGCCAATTCGATTTCGAAGTCTTTCCCGGGAGTCAAAGCACTCGATGGCGTTGATTTGACGCTTCGCGCCGGTCGCTTGACGGCCTTGCTGGGCGAAAACGGCGCCGGCAAGTCAACGCTGATGAAAATCCTGGCCGGTGTTCAGCCGCCAGACGAAGGCGAATTGATCCTTGATGGCGAAGCCGTTCAGTTCTCGAACCCACGCGAAGCACTCGACCGTGGCATCGCGATGATCTACCAGGAATTGAGCCTCGTTCCTGATCTGACGGTGGCCGAGAACATCTTTCTTGGTCGCGAGCCGGTGCAGCTTGGCGGGGCGATGATCGACTATCGCGAAATGAACCGTCGCACCGCCGATTGGATGAAGCTACTGGAGATGGATGTCTCTCCAACGACCAGCGTGGGTAGGCTTCGAGTCGGTCAACAGCAGCTGATTGAGATTGCGCGTGCTCTTGCCGGTGACGTTCGCGTTTTGATTCTGGACGAACCCACTTCGGCAATTTCAGAGCATGAAACAGAAGTCCTTTTCCGCCGCATCGCGGACTTGAAGCAACGCGGCGTGGCGATGGTTTACATCACGCACCGCCTTGAGGAACTGGAACGTATCGCCGACGACGTGGCAATCATGCGGGATGGTCAGCTGGTCGGAAGCGGCGAGTATGGCGTCCGTAGTAAGTCTGAGCGACAAGGCGCTAGCCGTCGGTTCGTTGCAGCGGAAAACCGGCGGCTAGCGCCTGGCCGCTCACCTGTCGAGCAGCGTCTGGCTGAAGCCGGTACTACAAACAAATTCACCCACGACGAAATGGTCCGCTTGATGGCCGGCCGCGACGTGAAAACTTCCCAACGATCCTCGTCGGCTACCGAAAATGAAGTGCTTCGCGTGAAAGGCATCTCGTTGCCACATCCCACACGCGTCGATGACTTTCTGGTCAACGATGTCGACCTCCACGTTCATCGCGGCGAAGTGCTGGGCATCTTCGGCTTGATGGGGGCGGGACGAACCGAACTTTTGGAGTGCGTTTTTGGGTTGCATCATGGCGTTGCCTCGGGCGACGTTCAGATCGAAGGCAACGATGTGACGATCCGTCGGCCAGGCGAAGCGATCGAACATGGACTTGCTTTGGTCCCGGAAGACCGAAAACGCGACGGACTGGTTTTGCCAATGACCGTCGGCGAAAACGCGAGCCTTGCCAGTCTGCGGCGGGCCGAAAAGTTTGGTTTGCTCAGTTCAAAGTCGCTTCGCGATCACGTTCATCCGTTTGTCGAACGGTTTCGCGTCAAGACACCTTCATTGCGGGAGCGGATCGTCAACTTGAGTGGGGGCAATCAACAGAAAGTCATCCTGGCGAAATGGTTGGCGACGCAGCCAAAGGTACTGATGCTCGACGAGCCGACTCGTGGCATCGACGTGCAAGCCAAAAACGAAATCTACGAATTGATTAACGAGCTAACGGCCGAAGGTCTGGCTGTCGTGATGGTGTCATCCGAACTGCCGGAAGTGATGGCGGTTTCGGATCGCATTCTTGTGATGTGTGAGGGTCGTGCTACGCAAGAGTTTTCTCGCGACCAGGCCACTGACGAAAAGATATTACATGCCGCATTGCCAGGGAGGGCCGCGACGATATGA
- a CDS encoding ABC transporter permease, producing MKLDREHLAKFQSLIALTAMVVAMSLLSSNFLTADNGLNILRQISVNLCLSIGMTLIILTGGIDLSVGAILALSGAIAAGLLKNGVRLEALGLGLEFTVFGAVVAGLLAGAAAGLFNGLAITKFKIPPFVATLGMFSIARGLTMLWTGGFPITGLGDTFGWIGSGMLFSIPAPVWISATLVLAFVLLTRLTRFGRHIYAVGGNERAALLTGLPVDRIKIAVYTLGGLLSAAAAMIVTARLDSAQPNAGLGYELDSIAAVVIGGTSLSGGRGSVLGTVIGCLIIGVLNNGLFLLNVSPFWQQVVKGFVILAAVAVDRMSQVDSR from the coding sequence ATGAAACTGGACCGCGAACATCTGGCAAAGTTTCAATCGCTGATTGCGCTCACCGCGATGGTTGTTGCGATGAGCTTGCTGTCGAGCAACTTTCTCACTGCCGACAACGGATTGAATATTCTGAGACAGATTTCAGTTAACCTCTGCCTGTCAATCGGGATGACGCTGATCATTCTCACCGGCGGCATCGACCTTTCCGTAGGAGCGATCCTCGCATTGTCGGGAGCGATTGCGGCGGGCTTGCTCAAGAATGGAGTCCGGCTGGAGGCGTTGGGGTTGGGATTGGAGTTCACTGTTTTTGGAGCAGTCGTTGCGGGGTTGCTTGCAGGCGCGGCGGCAGGTTTGTTCAACGGTTTGGCGATTACCAAATTCAAAATTCCTCCTTTTGTGGCGACGCTGGGGATGTTTAGCATCGCCCGAGGTCTGACGATGCTATGGACCGGCGGCTTTCCGATTACAGGACTCGGCGATACCTTCGGCTGGATCGGATCGGGCATGCTGTTTTCGATTCCCGCTCCGGTTTGGATATCCGCGACGTTGGTGTTGGCTTTCGTGTTGTTGACTCGGCTCACTCGATTCGGCCGACATATTTACGCCGTTGGAGGCAACGAACGCGCCGCATTGTTGACGGGGCTTCCGGTCGATCGAATAAAGATCGCGGTTTATACGCTAGGCGGATTGCTTTCTGCAGCCGCAGCCATGATCGTGACGGCTCGACTTGATTCAGCTCAACCGAACGCTGGTTTAGGCTACGAACTCGACTCGATTGCCGCCGTTGTCATTGGAGGCACATCACTTTCGGGAGGCCGCGGAAGTGTTTTGGGAACCGTGATTGGGTGCTTGATCATCGGCGTGCTTAACAACGGACTTTTCTTGCTAAACGTTTCCCCATTTTGGCAACAAGTGGTGAAAGGCTTTGTGATCTTGGCCGCGGTTGCCGTGGATCGAATGAGTCAGGTGGATTCCAGATGA
- the rbsK gene encoding ribokinase gives MSESKTPRICVVGSANIDLIFRTPRMPALGETIAGTALHQCMGGKGANQAVVAARLGGEVTFIASVGSDAFGAESISAYEAEGIDASYISRASDQPTGTAAIFVDDEAENCIIVVAGANALLSPESIRAAANVIEQSDAVLCQLETPVDAAVEAFRIARAANTTTILTPAPAKSVTDELLSLCDVCVPNKTEITLISGIAIESEDDAIRAAEVLRAKGVKQVALTLGSEGVLVLDDFGQTKIPAMKVAAVDTTGAGDAFTGGLAMSLAGSPGLADAARRAAIVAAISVTKIGTQTSFPTLEEVEAWTTKKETS, from the coding sequence ATGAGCGAAAGCAAAACACCTCGAATCTGCGTCGTCGGTTCAGCCAATATTGATTTGATCTTTCGCACGCCGCGAATGCCGGCTCTTGGAGAAACGATTGCCGGAACGGCCCTGCACCAGTGTATGGGAGGCAAAGGCGCGAACCAGGCAGTCGTGGCGGCGCGACTTGGCGGAGAGGTTACTTTCATCGCAAGCGTCGGCAGCGATGCGTTCGGTGCTGAATCCATTTCGGCCTACGAAGCGGAAGGCATCGATGCGTCCTACATCAGCCGCGCGTCCGATCAGCCGACAGGAACCGCAGCAATTTTTGTCGACGACGAAGCGGAGAATTGCATCATCGTGGTGGCCGGTGCCAACGCTTTGCTTTCACCAGAAAGCATTCGTGCTGCGGCGAACGTCATCGAACAATCCGATGCGGTGCTTTGCCAGCTGGAAACGCCTGTAGATGCGGCGGTGGAGGCCTTTCGCATCGCGCGTGCAGCGAACACGACCACGATCCTGACGCCGGCTCCTGCAAAAAGTGTCACCGATGAGTTGCTGTCTTTGTGCGACGTTTGCGTGCCCAACAAAACAGAGATCACGTTGATCAGCGGGATTGCAATTGAGTCAGAAGACGACGCGATACGCGCGGCCGAAGTGCTGCGGGCCAAAGGAGTGAAGCAAGTTGCTTTGACCCTTGGCAGTGAGGGAGTGTTGGTGCTGGACGATTTTGGCCAGACAAAGATCCCGGCGATGAAGGTCGCTGCGGTGGACACGACCGGGGCAGGCGATGCCTTCACTGGCGGACTTGCCATGTCACTTGCCGGAAGCCCTGGTCTGGCCGATGCCGCGAGACGGGCCGCGATCGTTGCCGCCATTTCCGTTACCAAAATCGGCACACAAACATCATTTCCAACGCTCGAAGAAGTTGAAGCCTGGACCACCAAAAAGGAAACGTCATGA